In Spodoptera frugiperda isolate SF20-4 chromosome 13, AGI-APGP_CSIRO_Sfru_2.0, whole genome shotgun sequence, the following are encoded in one genomic region:
- the LOC118270382 gene encoding octopamine receptor beta-2R, with the protein MDRENLTHHAALNATVNATGNSTVAEAEDDDLTQSIFFKLRMSVLLLIVIMAVLGNMLVIVSVMRHRKLRVITNYFVVSLAFADILVAMVVMPFNFSVQFYNSWLFGPTICDLWNSSDVYFTSTSILHLCCISVDRYYAIVKPLKYPIKMTKKMAFVMLAATWLSPITISYVPIFMGWYTTSDHLKVQRADECEFIVNKPYAVISSSISFWIPCTIMLFTYYAIFREANRQEKNLHARAGNAMLMHRHSREVGDKNGALHINATTPTKDRNILKMKREHKAARTLGIIMGAFILCWLPFFLFYVSTSLCDSCRCPEVVTVIMFWTGYFNSALNPIIYAYFNRDFRNAFKNTLACAFCSFCKRSASDLDALERLDRRGSAQLRVPVPSRRTSDLASL; encoded by the exons AGCACAGTCGCGGAGGCCGAAGATGACGACCTGACACAGAGCATATTCTTCAAGCTGAGGATGTCAGTGCTCCTGCTGATTGTGATCATGGCAGTGCTTGGGAACATGCTGGTCATCGTCAGTGTTATGAGGCACAG AAAACTACGAGTCATAACCAACTACTTCGTCGTGTCCCTTGCGTTCGCTGACATCCTCGTCGCTATGGTGGTGATGCCGTTCAACTTTAGCGTCCAATTCTACAACAGCTGGCTATTTGGACCCACAATTTGCGATCTATGGAACTCCTCGGATGTCTACTTCACATCGACGTCGATATTACATCTGTGTTGCATATCTGTGGATAGATACTACGCTATTGTCAAACCGTTGAAGTATCCTATTAAGATGACGAAAAAG ATGGCATTCGTCATGTTAGCAGCAACATGGTTAAGTCCAATCACGATATCCTACGTCCCAATCTTCATGGGCTGGTATACCACCAGCGATCACTTGAAAGTGCAAAGAGCTGACGAGTGCGAGTTCATAGTAAACAAACCCTACGCGGTAATATCCAGTTCAATCTCGTTCTGGATACCCTGCACCATAATGTTGTTCACATACTATGCAATATTCAGGGAAGCGAATCGACAAGAGAAGAATTTGCACGCACGAGCTGGCAACGCAATGCTAATGCACAGACATTCTCGTGAAGTAGGTGATAAGAATGGCGCCTTACACATAAACGCTACTACTCCAACGAAGGATAGAAATATCCTCAAAATGAAGAGGGAACACAAGGCAGCGAGAACCTTGGGCATTATCATGGGTGCCTTCATTCTCTGCTGGCTTCCATTCTTCCTCTTCTACGTATCAACGTCATTATGTGACTCTTGTAGATGCCCTGAAGTGGTGACAGTGATCATGTTCTGGACTGGATACTTCAATTCAGCTCTGAACCCGATAATTTACGCGTATTTCAATAGAGACTTTCGTAATGCGTTCAAGAATACTCTTGCGTGTGcgttctgtagtttctgtaAGAGAAGTGCTTCGGATCTTGATGCTTTAGAACGGTTAGATAGACGTGGTTCTGCTCAATTAAGAGTGCCAGTACCTTCTAGAAGGACTTCGGATCTAGCATCACTTTGA